In the Novosphingobium sp. 9 genome, one interval contains:
- a CDS encoding SPOR domain-containing protein: MVNPFGDQAFGAQGNGRDEAGRNETGSNAGDGFFHEAPPSGAQGFASEPFDEPERLNPRFSEAPSEARRLDMGEPEVRLPWLEGDDEDEDDERGGLSAQGLVLIGLGLVAVIAIIGAVIWATRGHGDQELVAVGGVIEAPKMPYKVRPDDPGGQVVDGTGDSSFAVAEGQSRPARIDAMNGDGGNAAAPAQPGFDSVGAKPGAAASPSPTASATPALTGVGVQVGAYANTAAAEAGWAVLKKRYDGLSAFQHRVVQGTADIGTVYRLQAVTENAAAARTLCEGLQQADIPCQVKN; the protein is encoded by the coding sequence ATGGTGAATCCGTTCGGGGATCAGGCGTTCGGCGCGCAGGGCAATGGCCGTGACGAGGCGGGCCGCAACGAGACGGGCAGCAACGCGGGAGACGGGTTCTTCCACGAGGCGCCGCCGTCCGGCGCGCAGGGCTTTGCTTCGGAACCCTTCGACGAGCCCGAACGGCTGAACCCCCGGTTTTCGGAGGCGCCTTCGGAAGCGCGCCGCCTTGACATGGGCGAGCCCGAAGTGCGTCTGCCCTGGCTCGAAGGTGACGACGAGGACGAGGATGACGAGCGCGGCGGCCTGAGCGCGCAGGGACTGGTGCTGATCGGTCTCGGTCTGGTGGCGGTGATCGCCATCATCGGCGCGGTGATCTGGGCGACGCGCGGCCATGGCGATCAGGAACTGGTGGCGGTCGGCGGCGTGATCGAGGCGCCCAAGATGCCCTACAAGGTCCGTCCCGACGATCCGGGCGGTCAGGTGGTCGACGGCACCGGCGATTCGAGCTTCGCGGTCGCCGAAGGGCAGAGCCGCCCCGCGCGCATCGATGCGATGAACGGCGATGGCGGCAATGCTGCCGCACCCGCACAGCCCGGCTTCGACAGCGTCGGCGCCAAGCCCGGTGCGGCAGCTTCGCCTTCGCCGACAGCCTCGGCGACGCCTGCACTGACCGGTGTCGGCGTGCAGGTCGGCGCCTATGCCAATACGGCGGCGGCGGAAGCGGGCTGGGCAGTGCTCAAGAAGCGCTACGACGGTCTTTCGGCTTTCCAGCACCGTGTGGTGCAGGGCACGGCGGATATCGGCACCGTCTATCGCCTGCAGGCGGTGACGGAGAATGCCGCTGCCGCGCGCACGCTGTGCGAAGGGCTCCAGCAGGCGGACATTCCCTGCCAGGTCAAGAACTGA
- a CDS encoding metal-sensitive transcriptional regulator, whose product MHHDRTRTINRLKRIEGQVRGLQQMLVDQRYCIDVLHQLQAVKAALGKAESEILGEHAAHCVAEAIASGDPAAQTAKFAELVDLFEKVKR is encoded by the coding sequence ATGCATCATGACCGCACCCGCACCATCAACCGGCTGAAACGCATCGAGGGACAGGTGCGCGGGCTTCAGCAGATGCTGGTCGACCAGCGCTACTGCATCGACGTGCTGCACCAGTTGCAGGCGGTGAAGGCGGCGCTGGGCAAGGCCGAGAGCGAAATTCTGGGCGAACATGCCGCGCACTGCGTGGCCGAGGCGATCGCTTCGGGCGATCCGGCGGCGCAGACCGCCAAGTTCGCGGAACTCGTCGACCTGTTCGAGAAGGTGAAACGATGA
- a CDS encoding PhoH family protein has translation MARKAARAVDPAQLRPETHRRARAELDFDEPVLLGALFGQFDANLVQVENRLGVYISARGNKIMIEGPDDSVARARETLTGMYRRLEQGQDLDSGAIESLIAMSTEPTLEGIITGDAGAGVPPIMIRTRKKTIVPRSATQIDYMRQLTKADVIFALGPAGTGKTYVAVAQAVSQLMTGSVQRLILSRPAVEAGEKLGFLPGDMKDKVDPYLRPLYDALYDCMPPEQVERRLANGEIEIAPIAFMRGRTLADAFVILDEAQNTTREQMKMFLTRFGQNSRMVVCGDPRQVDIPGGDRMSGLADAVNRLEGIEGVAVTRFTAADVVRHPIVGRIVEAYEGPLDAAEAAKVH, from the coding sequence ATGGCCCGAAAAGCAGCCCGTGCCGTAGACCCGGCGCAACTCCGTCCCGAAACCCACCGTCGTGCCCGAGCCGAACTGGATTTCGACGAACCCGTGCTGCTGGGGGCCTTGTTCGGCCAGTTCGACGCCAACCTCGTGCAGGTGGAAAACCGCCTCGGCGTCTACATTTCCGCGCGCGGCAACAAGATCATGATCGAAGGCCCCGACGATTCGGTGGCCCGCGCGCGTGAGACGCTGACCGGCATGTACCGCCGTCTCGAACAGGGGCAGGACCTCGATTCGGGCGCCATCGAATCGCTGATCGCGATGAGCACCGAGCCCACGCTGGAAGGCATCATCACCGGCGATGCCGGGGCCGGCGTGCCGCCGATCATGATCCGCACGCGCAAGAAGACGATCGTGCCGCGCTCGGCGACGCAGATCGACTATATGCGCCAGCTGACCAAGGCCGACGTGATCTTCGCGCTCGGCCCAGCAGGCACCGGCAAGACTTACGTTGCCGTCGCGCAGGCGGTCAGCCAGCTGATGACCGGTTCGGTCCAGCGCCTGATCCTCTCGCGCCCGGCGGTGGAAGCGGGTGAGAAGCTCGGCTTCCTGCCCGGCGACATGAAGGACAAGGTCGATCCCTACCTGCGCCCGCTCTACGATGCGCTGTACGACTGCATGCCGCCCGAGCAGGTGGAGCGTCGTCTGGCGAATGGCGAGATCGAGATCGCGCCGATCGCCTTCATGCGCGGCCGCACGCTGGCCGATGCCTTCGTCATTCTCGACGAGGCGCAGAACACCACGCGCGAGCAGATGAAGATGTTCCTCACCCGCTTCGGCCAGAACAGCCGCATGGTGGTGTGCGGAGACCCGCGTCAGGTCGACATCCCCGGCGGCGATCGCATGTCGGGCCTCGCCGATGCGGTGAACCGGCTGGAAGGCATCGAAGGCGTCGCCGTCACCCGCTTCACGGCAGCGGACGTGGTGCGCCACCCGATCGTCGGCCGCATCGTCGAGGCCTACGAAGGCCCGCTCGACGCCGCCGAAGCCGCCAAGGTGCATTGA
- the recQ gene encoding DNA helicase RecQ has product MLEAGPPPSPEDVSRALHETFGFSGFRGVQDQVVGRVLEGRSTLAVMPTGAGKSLTYQLPAVLLNGTCVVVSPLIALMHDQLRSARANGIRAAALTSADTDRDATMRAFRAGELDLLYVAPERASQPHFRELLSRARVALFAIDEAHCVSEWGHDFRPDYRLLKPLLDAFPDVPRLALTATADRHTRADILTQLGIAEDGLIVAGFDRPNIRYAIRPRETVQRQLKAVLDENPGPGIVYASTRARVEQLAEGLARDTGRRVLPYHAGLSPEVRARNQAAFVASEDMVMVATVAFGMGIDKPDVRFVAHAGIPKSIEGYYQETGRAGRDGDPSVAIMLWGADDFARARQRLSEIEPHRLASERQRLDALAGLVETAACRRAVLLRHFGEEPPATCGNCDNCLTPPSVNDVTELARKLLSAVYRTGQSFGLGHLEKVLGGVSDDRVLQRGHDQLSVFGILTEDERPLLKPLARALQARGSLVPTEHGGLALGGDSRDILKGEASVMIVVPPRSERRKRGSRGGNDGPDPFGDPLFEALRELRRSLAAEAGVPPYHIFSNATLREMTETRPASRSDLAAIGGVGAYKLDAYGEAFLQAIREN; this is encoded by the coding sequence ATCCTCGAAGCCGGGCCGCCGCCCTCGCCCGAGGATGTCTCGCGCGCGCTGCACGAGACCTTCGGCTTCTCGGGCTTTCGCGGCGTGCAGGATCAGGTGGTTGGCCGCGTGCTCGAAGGCCGCTCGACACTGGCGGTGATGCCGACCGGCGCGGGCAAGTCGCTGACCTACCAGTTGCCCGCCGTGCTGCTGAACGGCACGTGCGTCGTCGTCTCGCCGCTGATCGCGCTGATGCACGACCAGTTGCGCTCGGCCCGTGCCAACGGCATCCGCGCCGCCGCGCTCACCAGCGCCGATACCGACCGCGATGCCACCATGCGCGCCTTTCGCGCGGGCGAACTGGACCTGCTCTACGTCGCCCCCGAACGCGCCAGCCAGCCGCATTTCCGCGAACTGCTGTCGCGCGCGCGCGTGGCGCTCTTCGCCATCGACGAGGCGCACTGCGTCTCCGAATGGGGCCACGATTTCCGGCCCGACTACCGCCTGCTCAAACCGCTGCTGGATGCCTTTCCGGACGTGCCGCGCCTCGCGCTGACCGCGACGGCGGACCGTCACACCCGCGCCGATATCCTGACGCAGCTGGGCATCGCCGAGGACGGGCTGATCGTCGCCGGGTTCGACCGACCGAACATCCGCTATGCGATCCGCCCGCGCGAGACCGTGCAGCGCCAGCTGAAGGCCGTGCTCGACGAGAACCCCGGCCCCGGCATCGTCTATGCCTCCACCCGCGCCCGTGTGGAGCAACTGGCCGAGGGGCTTGCCCGCGACACCGGCCGCCGGGTGCTGCCCTATCACGCGGGGCTTTCCCCCGAAGTGCGCGCCCGCAACCAGGCCGCCTTCGTGGCCTCGGAAGACATGGTGATGGTGGCGACCGTCGCTTTCGGCATGGGTATCGACAAGCCCGACGTGCGCTTCGTGGCGCATGCCGGCATCCCCAAGTCGATCGAGGGCTATTATCAGGAGACCGGTCGTGCCGGGCGCGACGGCGATCCCTCGGTGGCGATCATGCTGTGGGGCGCGGACGACTTTGCCCGCGCCCGCCAGCGCCTGTCCGAGATCGAGCCGCATCGCCTAGCCAGCGAGCGCCAGCGCCTCGATGCCCTCGCCGGACTGGTCGAGACCGCCGCCTGCCGCCGCGCCGTGCTGCTGCGCCACTTCGGCGAGGAACCGCCCGCCACCTGCGGCAACTGCGACAACTGCCTGACGCCCCCATCGGTCAACGATGTCACCGAACTCGCGCGCAAGCTGCTCTCGGCGGTCTATCGCACGGGGCAGAGCTTTGGCCTCGGCCATCTGGAGAAAGTCCTCGGCGGCGTCAGCGACGACCGCGTGCTCCAGCGCGGGCATGACCAGCTCTCGGTCTTCGGCATCCTGACCGAAGACGAGCGCCCGCTGCTCAAGCCGCTCGCTCGCGCTTTGCAGGCGCGCGGCAGTCTGGTGCCGACCGAGCACGGCGGCCTCGCGCTGGGTGGCGATTCACGCGATATCCTGAAAGGCGAGGCGAGCGTGATGATCGTCGTGCCGCCGCGCAGCGAACGCCGCAAGCGCGGCAGTCGCGGCGGCAACGATGGCCCCGATCCGTTCGGCGATCCGCTGTTCGAGGCGCTGCGCGAACTGCGCCGCTCGCTTGCCGCCGAAGCGGGCGTGCCGCCCTATCACATCTTCTCCAACGCCACCTTGCGCGAGATGACCGAGACGCGCCCTGCCAGCCGCAGCGATCTGGCTGCGATCGGCGGCGTCGGCGCCTACAAGCTCGATGCCTATGGCGAGGCGTTCCTGCAGGCTATTCGCGAGAACTGA
- a CDS encoding alpha/beta fold hydrolase: protein MTVKTPLVLVPGLACDATLWAAQRAGLADVADVSIADTLNDDSITLMAARLLASAPERFAIAGLSMGGYVTMEVWRQAPERVSHLALIDTSARADTEGDTRLREAAIASARTNGYAEMLRNGLRHFVARDCPEPIFQSVLQMAQRVGLGTYMAQQQAIMDRIDSRETLTTVTVPALVVVGDEDRVTPPERAREMAGAIPGCAYVEIADCGHMATMERPEAVNAALREWLAR, encoded by the coding sequence ATGACCGTGAAGACACCGCTGGTTCTCGTCCCCGGCCTTGCCTGCGATGCGACGCTGTGGGCCGCCCAGCGCGCAGGGCTTGCCGATGTGGCGGATGTCTCCATCGCCGATACGCTGAACGACGATTCGATCACACTGATGGCCGCGCGCCTGCTGGCCTCGGCGCCCGAGCGCTTCGCCATCGCCGGGCTGTCGATGGGCGGCTACGTGACGATGGAAGTGTGGCGGCAAGCGCCCGAACGCGTCAGCCACCTCGCGCTGATCGACACCAGCGCCCGCGCCGATACCGAGGGGGACACGCGCCTGCGCGAAGCGGCGATCGCCAGCGCCCGTACCAACGGCTATGCCGAGATGCTGCGAAACGGCCTGCGCCATTTCGTCGCGCGCGACTGCCCCGAGCCGATCTTCCAGAGCGTGTTGCAGATGGCCCAGCGCGTCGGCCTTGGCACGTACATGGCCCAGCAACAGGCGATCATGGATCGTATCGATTCGCGCGAGACGCTGACGACCGTCACGGTTCCCGCGCTGGTGGTGGTCGGCGACGAGGACCGCGTGACCCCGCCCGAACGCGCCCGCGAAATGGCAGGCGCGATCCCCGGCTGCGCCTATGTCGAGATTGCCGACTGCGGCCACATGGCGACGATGGAACGCCCCGAGGCGGTCAACGCCGCCCTGCGCGAATGGCTGGCGCGATAG
- the ybeY gene encoding rRNA maturation RNase YbeY, with translation MNLEIDIEEPWPGDTDWPDLAERAAEALAQVAPELDNVRLMVSLLFTSDAEVQVLNREWRGKDKPTNVLSFPMMERDDLLDLAPDGAPDMLGDIALAFETCAREAADKGIAVADHASHLIVHGLLHLAGLDHEISEEDAIAMEALETKALALLDLPDPYGDRT, from the coding sequence ATGAATCTCGAAATCGACATCGAAGAACCCTGGCCCGGCGATACCGACTGGCCGGACCTTGCCGAACGCGCCGCCGAGGCGCTGGCCCAAGTCGCCCCCGAACTCGACAACGTGCGGCTGATGGTCAGCCTGCTGTTCACCAGCGATGCCGAAGTGCAGGTGCTCAACCGCGAGTGGCGCGGCAAGGACAAGCCGACCAACGTCCTCTCGTTCCCGATGATGGAGCGCGACGACCTGCTCGATCTCGCCCCCGACGGCGCCCCCGACATGCTGGGCGACATCGCGCTGGCCTTCGAGACCTGCGCGCGCGAGGCGGCGGACAAGGGCATCGCGGTTGCCGATCACGCCAGCCACCTGATCGTCCACGGATTGCTGCACCTTGCCGGGCTCGACCACGAGATTTCCGAGGAGGATGCCATCGCGATGGAGGCCCTCGAAACAAAGGCGCTTGCCCTGCTCGACCTTCCCGACCCATATGGGGATCGCACCTAA
- the miaB gene encoding tRNA (N6-isopentenyl adenosine(37)-C2)-methylthiotransferase MiaB: MQTPSSPVANPKTYRVKSFGCQMNVYDGERMAELLAEQGIAPAPEGEDADLVVLNTCHIREKAAEKVYSDIGRLKRDDGTSPLIAVAGCVAQAEGEEIMTRAPAVKMVVGPQAYHRLPQMVAEAVAGRRATDTDMPAETKFDALPRRRRSGPSAFLTVQEGCDKFCTYCVVPYTRGAEISRPYAALIDEAKRLVEAGAREITLLGQNVNAWSGEDAKGRAVGLDGLARELAAIPELARIRYTTSHPNDMTQGLIDAHSEIAKLMPFLHLPVQAGNDRVLKAMNRSHTVESYLKILDRVRAVRPDIALSGDFIVGFPGETEAEFADTLKLVDAVGYSQCYSFKYSPRAGTPAATMGDQVPAAVMDERLQRLQAALNRDQAAFNAATVGKTCTVLVERRGKLPGQWLGKSPWLQSVHFIGEAAIGDLVTVEIASAGPNSLAGVLKVPADASAA, encoded by the coding sequence ATGCAGACACCTTCTTCTCCTGTTGCGAATCCGAAGACCTACCGGGTCAAGAGCTTCGGCTGCCAGATGAACGTCTATGACGGCGAGCGCATGGCCGAACTGCTGGCCGAGCAGGGCATCGCCCCTGCGCCGGAGGGCGAGGATGCCGATCTGGTGGTGCTCAACACCTGCCATATCCGCGAAAAGGCAGCGGAAAAGGTCTATTCAGACATCGGCCGCCTGAAGCGCGACGATGGCACCTCGCCGCTGATCGCGGTCGCGGGCTGCGTCGCGCAGGCCGAGGGCGAGGAGATCATGACCCGTGCGCCCGCCGTGAAGATGGTGGTCGGTCCGCAGGCCTATCACCGCCTGCCGCAGATGGTCGCCGAGGCCGTCGCCGGTCGCCGCGCCACCGATACCGACATGCCTGCCGAGACCAAGTTCGACGCGCTGCCGCGTCGCCGCAGGTCCGGTCCATCGGCGTTCCTGACGGTGCAGGAAGGCTGCGACAAGTTCTGCACCTATTGCGTGGTGCCCTATACCCGCGGCGCGGAAATCTCGCGCCCCTATGCGGCGCTGATCGACGAGGCCAAGCGGCTGGTCGAGGCCGGCGCGCGCGAGATCACGCTGCTGGGCCAGAACGTCAATGCGTGGAGCGGCGAAGACGCGAAGGGTCGCGCAGTAGGCCTCGATGGCCTTGCCCGCGAACTGGCGGCGATCCCGGAGCTGGCGCGTATCCGCTACACCACCAGCCACCCCAACGACATGACGCAGGGGCTGATCGACGCGCATAGCGAGATCGCCAAGCTGATGCCGTTCCTCCACCTGCCGGTGCAGGCGGGCAACGACCGCGTGCTCAAGGCCATGAACCGCAGCCACACGGTGGAAAGCTATCTGAAAATCCTCGACCGGGTGCGCGCCGTGCGCCCGGACATCGCGCTGTCGGGCGATTTCATCGTCGGCTTCCCCGGCGAGACCGAGGCCGAGTTCGCGGACACGCTCAAGCTGGTGGACGCGGTCGGCTATTCGCAGTGCTACAGCTTCAAGTATTCCCCGCGCGCCGGAACCCCTGCGGCGACGATGGGCGATCAGGTTCCCGCCGCCGTGATGGACGAGCGGCTCCAGCGGCTTCAGGCCGCGCTCAACCGCGATCAGGCCGCCTTCAACGCCGCGACCGTGGGCAAGACCTGCACCGTGCTGGTCGAGCGGCGCGGCAAGCTTCCCGGCCAGTGGCTGGGCAAGTCGCCGTGGTTGCAGTCTGTCCACTTCATCGGCGAGGCCGCGATCGGCGATCTGGTGACGGTGGAGATCGCCAGCGCCGGGCCGAACAGCCTGGCCGGTGTGCTCAAGGTTCCGGCGGACGCCTCCGCCGCATGA
- a CDS encoding hemolysin family protein, with protein sequence MADNGRTTETGSGEPDSSGTLWRVFRRLFQSDADQSLRARLEEVIDDHEGDETPEVAGSGDLSPIERQMLRNLLHFSEHDADDVAIPRGEIIALPASASWDEVIEAFAEHGHSRMPVYGETLDEIRGMIHIKDVFPILARKAPPPADWTVLMRQPLFVPQARGALDVLADMRARRTHLAVVIDEYSGTDGIVTFEDLVEEIVGDIEDEHDDAPEDLLVPLENGMWEADARVELEEVAQRIDTRLAEVEEAVDTLGGLAFVLAEKVPEVGTILEHDSGWRIEVIDGNERHVSRLRLHPPEDDLARDPQT encoded by the coding sequence ATGGCCGACAATGGCCGCACCACCGAGACCGGCTCGGGAGAACCGGACAGTAGCGGCACGCTCTGGCGTGTCTTCCGCAGGCTTTTCCAGTCCGATGCCGACCAGTCGCTGCGCGCCCGCCTCGAAGAGGTGATCGACGATCACGAGGGCGACGAGACTCCGGAAGTCGCAGGATCGGGCGATCTTTCGCCGATCGAGCGGCAGATGCTGCGCAACCTCCTGCACTTTTCCGAACACGATGCCGACGATGTGGCGATCCCGCGCGGCGAGATCATCGCCCTGCCCGCCTCGGCCAGTTGGGACGAAGTGATCGAGGCCTTTGCCGAGCACGGCCACAGCCGCATGCCGGTCTATGGCGAGACGCTCGACGAGATTCGCGGCATGATCCACATCAAGGACGTGTTCCCCATCCTCGCCCGCAAGGCGCCGCCGCCCGCCGACTGGACCGTGCTGATGCGCCAGCCGCTGTTCGTGCCGCAGGCGCGCGGCGCGCTCGACGTGCTGGCCGACATGCGCGCGCGCCGCACCCACCTGGCCGTGGTGATCGACGAATATTCGGGCACCGACGGCATCGTCACCTTCGAGGATCTGGTCGAGGAAATCGTCGGCGATATCGAGGACGAGCACGACGATGCCCCCGAAGACCTGCTGGTGCCGCTGGAAAACGGCATGTGGGAGGCCGATGCCCGCGTCGAACTCGAAGAAGTGGCGCAAAGAATAGACACCCGGCTCGCCGAAGTTGAGGAAGCAGTTGACACTTTGGGCGGACTGGCCTTTGTCCTCGCGGAGAAAGTCCCGGAGGTCGGCACGATCCTGGAGCATGACAGCGGTTGGCGTATCGAGGTGATCGACGGCAACGAGCGCCACGTCTCCCGGCTCAGGCTTCATCCGCCCGAGGACGATTTGGCGAGAGACCCCCAAACCTGA
- a CDS encoding RcnB family protein, producing the protein MKKILMAVAAASVALPALAAPTIASAQSRAEVRHDNREIRQDRRELRRDRQERREDWRDYRQAHRDVYHRPAYAGPRGYRYVRVGVGHRFAPAYYGQRYWVNDYARYRLPAPRAGARWIRYGNDVVLVNTRTGVVLQAYNGFFW; encoded by the coding sequence ATGAAGAAGATCCTGATGGCCGTTGCCGCTGCAAGTGTCGCGCTGCCCGCGCTGGCAGCCCCTACGATCGCTTCGGCGCAGTCGCGTGCGGAAGTCCGTCACGACAATCGCGAGATCCGCCAGGACCGCCGCGAACTGCGTCGTGACCGTCAGGAGCGCCGCGAGGACTGGCGCGACTATCGTCAGGCTCACCGCGACGTCTATCATCGCCCGGCCTATGCAGGCCCGCGCGGCTACCGCTATGTTCGCGTCGGCGTTGGCCACCGCTTCGCGCCTGCCTATTACGGCCAGCGCTACTGGGTGAACGACTATGCCCGCTATCGCCTGCCCGCGCCGCGCGCCGGTGCCCGCTGGATTCGCTACGGCAACGATGTGGTGCTGGTGAACACCCGCACCGGCGTGGTGCTCCAGGCCTACAACGGCTTCTTCTGGTAA
- a CDS encoding LysR substrate-binding domain-containing protein translates to MPVRRLPPLRALEAFVRVVRLGSAKAAANELALSPSALSRRVAALEDFTGKRLFTRQHQAMKLTDEGMAFYNVVGPKLEELAEAVESQIDRGQVLRLHLGVPALFGGQRLFPRLPELRKLHPRLHIDIDTGSNLEGRVGDTLDAAVILSKEPDPAFYKVQLDHNKVYAIVSRELAEAIGPVPDREKLSKQTFLIHNDLPESLDAWKTAIGMNKLEAASVDRFNSGQLVLEAAAQGLGIAIMHDDHFRRAHDDRLARLYDIEVDSPYRYWFICRPKALETRPVRIFHEWLLSAGL, encoded by the coding sequence TTGCCCGTTCGTCGCCTCCCCCCCCTTCGCGCTCTTGAAGCATTCGTCCGTGTGGTCCGTCTGGGATCGGCCAAGGCGGCTGCCAACGAACTCGCGCTCAGCCCCTCCGCGCTTTCGCGCCGGGTCGCGGCGCTGGAGGACTTCACCGGCAAGCGGCTGTTCACACGCCAGCATCAGGCGATGAAGCTGACGGACGAAGGCATGGCGTTCTACAATGTCGTCGGCCCCAAGCTGGAAGAGCTGGCCGAAGCGGTGGAATCGCAGATCGATCGCGGTCAGGTGCTGCGCCTGCATCTGGGCGTGCCCGCGCTGTTCGGCGGCCAGCGCCTGTTCCCGCGCCTGCCCGAACTGCGCAAGCTGCACCCGCGCCTGCACATCGACATCGACACCGGATCGAACCTCGAAGGCCGCGTCGGCGATACGCTGGATGCCGCCGTGATCCTCTCGAAGGAGCCGGACCCAGCCTTCTACAAGGTGCAACTCGATCACAACAAGGTCTACGCCATCGTCTCGCGCGAGCTGGCCGAGGCGATCGGCCCGGTTCCCGATCGCGAGAAGCTGTCGAAGCAGACCTTCCTCATCCACAACGACCTGCCCGAAAGCCTCGATGCGTGGAAGACCGCCATCGGCATGAACAAGCTGGAGGCCGCCTCGGTCGACCGCTTCAATTCGGGTCAGCTGGTTCTGGAAGCGGCGGCGCAGGGCCTTGGCATCGCCATCATGCACGACGACCACTTCCGCCGCGCGCATGACGACCGGCTTGCCCGCCTCTACGATATCGAGGTCGACAGCCCCTATCGCTACTGGTTCATCTGCCGCCCCAAGGCGCTGGAAACCCGCCCCGTGCGCATCTTTCACGAGTGGCTGCTGAGCGCGGGCCTCTAA
- the argS gene encoding arginine--tRNA ligase — protein sequence MSKTETLYAAFAGHLNAALDALEAAGSLPGGLKRGAITVEPPRDPSHGDLSTNAAMVLAKPAGMKPRDVAEALVAELAKLEDVTSAEIAGPGFINLRLSPAAWIAELRAIGTLGADYGRSTMGGGKVVNVEYVSANPTGPMHMGHCRGAVVGDALASLLEFAGHKVVKEYYVNDAGAQVQVLARSAHVRYREALGEEVGAIPEGLYPGEYLIPVGEQLAAEFGDKYAKAPESEWLVLFREKAVAAMLVMIKQDLALLGIHHDLFSSEAELQASGKPDEAEAWLRAKGLVYDGVLEAPKGKTLDDWEAVELPLFKSTAFGDDQDRPIKKSDGTWTYFGADLAYHFQKAQSADALVDIWGADHAGTVKRIKAAVAAMTGENGEETPFEVKLVQMVQLLRDGEPVKMSKRSGNFVTLADVVNEVGKDVVRFTMLTRKPEAQMDFDFAKVVEASKDNPVFYVQYANARVHSTLRKGLAEGNFTPSADDLELLGAEELELVKLAAQFPRIVEAAAVAREAHRIAFFLGDLAAAFHGYWNLGNDRIEKRFVNVQDGKLTAARLFLAAQMGQLIRNGLALLGVEAVEEM from the coding sequence ATGAGCAAGACCGAAACTTTGTACGCCGCCTTTGCAGGCCACCTGAACGCCGCGCTCGATGCGCTGGAAGCGGCCGGTTCGCTGCCGGGCGGCCTCAAGCGAGGGGCGATCACGGTCGAGCCGCCGCGCGATCCCTCGCATGGCGACCTGTCCACCAATGCCGCGATGGTGCTGGCCAAGCCTGCGGGCATGAAGCCGCGCGACGTGGCCGAGGCGCTGGTGGCCGAACTCGCCAAGCTGGAGGATGTCACCTCGGCCGAGATCGCCGGGCCGGGCTTCATCAACCTGCGCCTCTCGCCCGCCGCCTGGATCGCCGAACTGCGCGCGATCGGCACGCTGGGTGCGGATTACGGCCGCTCGACGATGGGCGGCGGCAAGGTGGTGAACGTCGAATACGTCTCGGCCAACCCCACCGGCCCGATGCACATGGGCCACTGCCGCGGCGCGGTGGTCGGCGATGCGCTGGCCAGCCTGCTGGAGTTCGCAGGCCACAAGGTGGTCAAGGAATACTACGTCAACGATGCGGGCGCACAGGTGCAGGTGCTCGCCCGCTCGGCGCATGTCCGTTATCGCGAGGCGCTTGGCGAAGAGGTCGGCGCGATCCCCGAGGGGCTCTATCCGGGCGAATACCTGATCCCGGTGGGCGAACAGCTCGCCGCCGAGTTCGGCGACAAGTACGCCAAGGCGCCCGAATCGGAGTGGCTGGTGCTGTTCCGCGAAAAGGCGGTCGCGGCGATGCTGGTGATGATCAAGCAGGACCTCGCCCTGCTCGGCATCCACCACGATCTGTTCTCGTCGGAGGCCGAACTGCAGGCCTCGGGCAAGCCGGACGAGGCCGAAGCGTGGCTGCGCGCCAAGGGTCTGGTCTACGACGGCGTGCTCGAAGCGCCCAAGGGCAAGACGCTGGACGACTGGGAAGCGGTGGAGCTGCCGCTGTTCAAGTCGACCGCATTCGGGGACGATCAGGATCGCCCGATCAAGAAGTCGGACGGCACCTGGACCTACTTCGGCGCCGATCTCGCCTATCACTTCCAGAAGGCGCAGAGCGCCGACGCCCTCGTCGACATCTGGGGCGCGGACCACGCGGGCACCGTCAAGCGCATCAAGGCCGCCGTTGCGGCGATGACCGGCGAGAACGGCGAGGAGACCCCGTTCGAGGTGAAGCTGGTCCAGATGGTCCAACTGCTGCGCGATGGCGAGCCGGTGAAGATGTCCAAGCGTTCGGGCAACTTCGTCACGCTGGCCGACGTGGTGAACGAAGTGGGCAAGGACGTGGTGCGCTTCACCATGCTCACCCGCAAGCCCGAGGCGCAGATGGACTTCGACTTCGCCAAGGTGGTCGAAGCCTCGAAGGACAACCCGGTGTTCTACGTGCAGTACGCCAATGCCCGCGTCCACTCGACGCTGCGCAAGGGTCTGGCCGAAGGCAACTTCACGCCGTCTGCGGACGATCTGGAACTGCTGGGGGCCGAAGAGCTGGAGCTGGTCAAGCTGGCCGCGCAGTTCCCCCGCATCGTCGAGGCGGCAGCCGTGGCGCGCGAGGCGCACCGGATCGCTTTCTTCCTCGGCGATCTGGCCGCCGCGTTCCATGGCTACTGGAACCTCGGAAACGACCGGATCGAAAAGCGCTTCGTTAACGTGCAGGATGGTAAGCTGACGGCAGCGCGGCTATTCCTGGCTGCACAGATGGGGCAGCTGATCCGCAACGGTCTGGCCCTGCTCGGCGTCGAGGCCGTGGAGGAAATGTAA